GCCCTTCTTTATCAGCTCCATGAGCCCGCCTACGAGTACTGTCTGTTCGCCTATGAGGTCGGTCTCTGTCTCCTCCTTGAACGTAGTCTCTATGACGCCTGCTCGTGTCGCCCCTATACCCTTCGCTATGGCGAGCGCAGTATCCAAGGCCCTGCCACTGTAGTCCTGGTATACAGCAACGAGCGCCGGGACACCGCGGCCTGCGAGGAACTCCTCCCTGACCTTAGCGCCGGGACTCTTAGGCGCGACCATGACTACGTCTACGAATTCTGGCGGCTTGATCAGCCCGTAATGTACCGTGAAACCGTGCGCGAAGTCTACTGTCATCCCCTCGCGTAGGTGCGGCTCCACCTGGTTCTTCCAGACTTCCGGCTGGACCATGTCCGGTATGAGCATCATTATGACGTCTGCTCTCTTAACTGCCTCGTCCACCCGGTATACCTTGAACCCTTCTTTCTCGGCTAGTTCCCAGCTCTTCCCCGGTCTGAGCCCTACTATGACGTCCAGCCCACTATCGCGGAGGTTAAGAGCCTGGGCTCGGCCCTGGCTACCATAGCCTATGACTGCTATGGTCTTGTCCCGGAGCGGGTCTAGGCTAGCATCTCGATCCGTGTATATCTTCGCCATGGTGTAGTCACCTCCTGCCTTCAAGAGCTACCCATGATCCTTATAGACATATAAGATATATATTCATATATCTAGCTCTTGTTGTGGGGAGAGAGCTAGCCACACAACCCTAAGAAAGAATTACGGAGAGAATATGACGCGTTAGCCGCCAGCCACGTCTACTGCTTAGTGTTTCTCTACGATAGTCTCTTGGCCGCCACCGCGTAGACTTCAGGCATCCTCTCCATCTTGGCTGCTAGCCAGCGCACTTCCTTCTCCTCGCCCACAGCCTCTATACGCATTCTGACGACTCTGCCGTCGAAGCTAGCACTTATGTTGCGGTATTCCAGCTTGGCCCGGCGCGCCATGTTGCTTAGCCTCATTATGGCGTCCATACCATTAAACGCTGATACCTCTATCACGTATATCCCGATGCCTTGTGCCGCCACGTGGTATCACCTCCCAGCTGCTGGAGCAGCTGCTAGCTTCTCCTCGCGGAAAACGAGACTGACATCCTCCATTCCTGGAGGCAGTATTGCGTCTGTCAACCACTCGCCAGGCTTCACCCATGGCAGCACTATGTCCTCGTTGTTGTCTATGTCTACCACGACTATGAGGGGTTCGTTGTTCCGGATTGCGCGGCGTACTGCTGTGTCTATCTCCTCTAGGCTTGCTGGGCGGATCGCCTCTATCCCGTAGGCCTCAGCTATCTTCGTGAAGTCTGGCCACTGGCTATACTCGGTCGCTACTATTCTGCGGTCGTAGAGGAATATCTGCCACTGCTTGACGAGCATCAATGCACGGTTGTCGAACACAGTCACTATTATGGGTAGGTCGTAGTCTCTTACGAGCGCCAGGTTATTCATAGTCATCTGGAAGCTTCCGTCGCCATCGATACAGAGTACTGGGCGGTCCCTCGCGGCTATCTTGGCGCCGAGTGCTGCCGGGATGCAGAACCCCATGGTGCCTAGGCCGGCGCTTGTTACCCAGGTGCCAGGTACGTAGACGTCCCAGTGTATCTCCGACCACATCTGGTGACTGCCCACACCAGTAACAGTTATCGTGTTACGGGGGACGGCTTGTCTGAGCGTCTTCAGCACCTTCCACGGCGCGAACTTCCTCATCCGGGCCGCCAGCTTCTCCATGGCGTCTTCGTAGCGGCGGCGTATCCATAGGAGCCACTCGATGAACCTCTTGTCGCGCTGAGGAACTGCCGGCATTTCGCGGAGTATAGCCTGTAGTGCTTCCCGTGCATCAGCTATGATGCTTACAGCTGGTGGGACGTTCTTGCCATGCTCACTGGGGTCTATGTCTATGTGGATTATTTTCTTCTCACGCAGCTCTGGCTCGAATCTGCCTACAGTCCGGTCGGAGAACCGTGTACCCACGGCAAGTATCACGTCGGCATTAGCGAGTGCTGCATCGGCCTCGGCGCGGCCATGCATGCCAGCTGGGCCCATTACCAGGGGGTGGTCGGCTGGAACAGCATTCTTTCCAGGGAGCGTCGTGACTATCGGCGCTTGCAGCCGCTCGGCGAGCTCGATGACCTCGGCTGTGGCCCCCGACCAGTATACGCCAGTCCCGACGAGGATTACCGGCCTCGAAGCGGCAAGGAGTAGGCGTGCTGCTCTCCTCACGGCCTCGGGGTCGGGGCTCGGCGGCTGGTACTTGGCGAAGTCTATTGGGAGGTACTCGGGCTCGTCTCTTGGCTCGTATTTGGTTAGCTGCACGTCTCTGGGAAGGTCTACGAGTGTTGGACCCGGCCTACCCTCCACGGCTAACCTATATGCTGTACGTATTGCGGGACCTGCCTCCTCCGGCTTCTTTACCTGGTAGGCGAACTTGGTTATCGGTGCTGTTACTCCGACGATGTCGGTCTCCTGGAAGGCGTCTCGCCCAAAGACGCTTGTAGGTACTTGCCCCGTTATGGCCACCATCGGGGCGGAGTCGAAGTACGCGTTAGCTATACCGGTTACCAGGTTTGTCGCACCAGGGCCGCTCGTGGCCAGGGCTATTCCCGGCCTGCGCGCTATTCGGCCGTAGGCGTCGGCTGCATGTGCTGCTCCTTGCTCGTGGCGGAACATGTATATCTCGAAGTCTTCGAGCGCCAGGGCGTCGAAGAGCCCCATTATGCTGCCGCCGGTTACTCCGAAGACTTGCGTTGCACTCAGGTCTTTGAGAATACGAGCTATGTGGTCTACCACGCGAGTTCCATTTTCGACTGCACCCCTCACATAATGTTTGACATCTGGACCACCTCCGGTTACATAGGGACGTTTGACATCGAGACCACCTCCAGCCAGGCCGCGCTACAGCTCAGCCGCTCTAGGAGGCGTCGGGTATCCTGACCCACATTCCTCCCTAGTTAAAACTCTTTCTGTCCCATTCTAACATACGGGAAACAACGCTTAAATAGACGGTTGTGGGCGCCCAGTGTCCCTGGCCCAGCAAGAAAGACCAGCTTCATCGAGCATGAACCGGAGGTGCAGTCGAAAGTGGAACTCGCATAAGGGTCTTCGATACCACCCTCCGTGATGGCGACCAGATGCCTGGAGTAGAGCTCGACTTCTACGACAAGATAGAGATCCTACGCGCCCTCGACGAACTAGGCGTCGACATTATAGAGGCCGGATTCCCGGCCTCCTCCGACATAGACCGCAAAGCCGTAAGAGCTGCCGTCAAGGAAACCTCTAGGGCAAAGATAGCAGCCCTAGCCAGGGCGCATCCACGCGACGTTGACGAGGCTGCTGCCGCCGAGGCTCACATAATCCACGTGTTCATAGCCACGAGCGATGTACACATGAAGTACAAGCTGAGGATGACCCGGAGCCAGGTAATAGAACGTGCCGTCGAGGCCGTAGAGAGGGCGCGAAGCTACGGGGCTACAGTCCTATTCTCCGCTGAGGACGCCACCCGTAGCGACCCTGGGTTCCTTGTGAAGATTTACCGGCGCGTCGTAGAGGCTGGAGCCGGCTACATCAACATACCGGATACAGTGGGCACAGCCACACCCTGGTACATGGAGTGGCTTGTGAGCCTCATAAGGAGGAGTCTACCCAGCTGGGTCTGGATAGACGTACACTGCCACGACGACTTCGGCATGGCCACCGCTAATACACTTGCAGGCGTGAGGGCTGGAGCCGATGGCGTCCAGGTAACCGTCAACGGGTTCGGAGAGAGAGCAGGCAATGCTGCCCTCGAGGAGGTTGTAGCTGCTCTACACTACCTAATGGGCAGGACCACAAGTATCCGCATGGAGCTGCTGACGCCTATCTCGCGGCTTGTAGCCAGCAAGTTCGGCGTTGAGACTCCACCAAACAAGGCTATCGTTGGCCGCAACGCATTCGCCCATGAAGCTGGTATACACGTGCACGGCATACTGAAGAACCCTGCCACTTACGAGCCCTTGCCACCTGAATCTGTCGGCAACCGTAGACGCATCGTGTTAGGCCGTCACAGCGGCCGTGCAGCTGTAGAGTGGGCCCTAAAGAACATCGGGGTAGACCCGGAGCCCGATCTAGTGAAGTATATACTGGATAAGCTGAAGGAATATGCACCAAGGATGAAGAAGGTCAGCGAGGACATAATCGTTAAATGGATAAACGAGTACACGCGACAGGAGCGTGTAAAGACGCCTTACCCCTAAGCCAGCACAGCTGACGAGTAGAAGCCCTGGTCTAGCTCTACTAGTCCTTTTACGGGTTCTAGGCTGAGGTGCCGGGCCTTAACTACTCGCAGTACATGATTAACTGAAGCTCCTAACCTCTCTAGGAGCTTGATCTATGCTACTAGACCATGAGCCTAGGAGCTGCTCCGCTAGGGAGCGGTGTGGGTGAGTTGTGTTGGCTGCTCCAAGGGTGCTGGTTATACCAGGCGATGGTATAGGTCCCGAAATCGTAGAGGCTACTATGTTTATTCTCGAGAAGGCCATGGATCTATATGGGTTCGACCTCGAGATACGCTATGCAGAAGCTGGGGACATTGCCGCTCGCGAGTATGGAGAGCCTCTGCCACACGAGACTCTGGAGCTAGCCCGGAACTGGGCTGATGCTGTGCTCAAGGGGCCTGTGGGCGAGACTGCACGCGACGTCGTAGTCGTCTTGAGGAGGGAGCTGGGAGTCTACGCTAATATCCGGCCGGCTCGTAGCCTTCCCGGTGTCGAGAGCGTTAAACCAATAGACCTGGTCATAGTCAGGGAGAACCTTGAGGACGTCTACGCGGGTATAGAGTTCAGCGTGCCGGGCGCAGCGTTCGCGGTGAAGGTCGTCACTGAGGCGGGGACCCGGCGGATAGCACGGGTTGCTGCGCGTTACGCTTCCTCCCGGACGGGGCGCGTCACTATAGTCCATAAGGCTAACGTGCTCCGTGTCGCCGACGGACTCTTCCGGGATGTAGCACGCCGGGTGCTAGAGGAGGAGGGTATTAGCGTAGACGAGATGTATGTCGATGCCGCCGCGATGGAGATGGTGCGTAATCCTGCACGGTTTGACGTGGTGCTCACAATGAACCAGTACGGCGACATTCTCAGCGACCTAGCTGCACAGGTCGCGGGAAGCCTCGGCCTAGCCCCCTCGGCCAACATAGGCGACGAGAAAGCTCTCTTCGAGCCAGTCCACGGCGCTGCTTGGGACATAGCTGGAAAGGGTGTGGCAAACCCCACAGCAATGATACTGTCAGCTGCCATGATGCTCGACTACCTCGGATACCATGAGGCAGCACACAGCGTCGAGACAGCTGTGGAGCAGGCTCTTGCAGCTGGGCTCGCGACGCCGGATCTAGGCGGAAACCTCTCCACAATGGAGTACGCCCAGGCCGTGGCACGGTTCCTAGCAGCAGGGAAGAGGAGGTGACCCTGGAGCATGGCCAGCCTCGCAGCCCGCATCATAGAGAAGCACGCTGTTGAGAAGCCCCGTGGGAGCGTCGAGCCCGGGGACATAGTCGTAGTCGAACCCGACGCTGTGCTCGTGAACGATGTGACCGGGCTCCTGGCGCTCCGGGTACTAGAAGAGACGGGCGCTGACAGACTCATAGATTGCCGGAGGCAGCGGCCCCGGATAGTATTCGCCTTCGATCACTATAGCCCCGCGCCCACCGCCGCCACAGCTACTGGTCACCGCCGCCTTAGGCTATTCGCCCGAGAGAAGGGCTGCCGGGTTTGGGACGTCGGCTACGGCGTCATGCACCAGGCTGCCGTGGAGGAGCTCGTGGAGCCCGGCTGGCTTGTCTTCGGCGCAGACAGCCACACGATAACCTACGGGGCTCTCTCGGTCTTCTCAACGGGGGTTGGGAGCACCGAGGCAGCCTACGCCATGGCGACTGGTAGGCTTTGGCTACGGGTCCCCGAGCCGCTCTACATTAAGCTC
The window above is part of the Pyrodictium delaneyi genome. Proteins encoded here:
- the ilvC gene encoding ketol-acid reductoisomerase, with the translated sequence MAKIYTDRDASLDPLRDKTIAVIGYGSQGRAQALNLRDSGLDVIVGLRPGKSWELAEKEGFKVYRVDEAVKRADVIMMLIPDMVQPEVWKNQVEPHLREGMTVDFAHGFTVHYGLIKPPEFVDVVMVAPKSPGAKVREEFLAGRGVPALVAVYQDYSGRALDTALAIAKGIGATRAGVIETTFKEETETDLIGEQTVLVGGLMELIKKGFETLVELGYQPEVAYFEVLNEAKLIMDLIWRYGITGMLERVSVTARYGGLTVGPKVIDDRVKENMKKAAERVRSGEFAREWVEEYRKGMPRLQKLLEDTRSHEIERVGKEMRRLLFGD
- a CDS encoding ACT domain-containing protein, with the protein product MAAQGIGIYVIEVSAFNGMDAIMRLSNMARRAKLEYRNISASFDGRVVRMRIEAVGEEKEVRWLAAKMERMPEVYAVAAKRLS
- the ilvB gene encoding biosynthetic-type acetolactate synthase large subunit, translating into MRGAVENGTRVVDHIARILKDLSATQVFGVTGGSIMGLFDALALEDFEIYMFRHEQGAAHAADAYGRIARRPGIALATSGPGATNLVTGIANAYFDSAPMVAITGQVPTSVFGRDAFQETDIVGVTAPITKFAYQVKKPEEAGPAIRTAYRLAVEGRPGPTLVDLPRDVQLTKYEPRDEPEYLPIDFAKYQPPSPDPEAVRRAARLLLAASRPVILVGTGVYWSGATAEVIELAERLQAPIVTTLPGKNAVPADHPLVMGPAGMHGRAEADAALANADVILAVGTRFSDRTVGRFEPELREKKIIHIDIDPSEHGKNVPPAVSIIADAREALQAILREMPAVPQRDKRFIEWLLWIRRRYEDAMEKLAARMRKFAPWKVLKTLRQAVPRNTITVTGVGSHQMWSEIHWDVYVPGTWVTSAGLGTMGFCIPAALGAKIAARDRPVLCIDGDGSFQMTMNNLALVRDYDLPIIVTVFDNRALMLVKQWQIFLYDRRIVATEYSQWPDFTKIAEAYGIEAIRPASLEEIDTAVRRAIRNNEPLIVVVDIDNNEDIVLPWVKPGEWLTDAILPPGMEDVSLVFREEKLAAAPAAGR
- a CDS encoding LeuA family protein; its protein translation is MRVFDTTLRDGDQMPGVELDFYDKIEILRALDELGVDIIEAGFPASSDIDRKAVRAAVKETSRAKIAALARAHPRDVDEAAAAEAHIIHVFIATSDVHMKYKLRMTRSQVIERAVEAVERARSYGATVLFSAEDATRSDPGFLVKIYRRVVEAGAGYINIPDTVGTATPWYMEWLVSLIRRSLPSWVWIDVHCHDDFGMATANTLAGVRAGADGVQVTVNGFGERAGNAALEEVVAALHYLMGRTTSIRMELLTPISRLVASKFGVETPPNKAIVGRNAFAHEAGIHVHGILKNPATYEPLPPESVGNRRRIVLGRHSGRAAVEWALKNIGVDPEPDLVKYILDKLKEYAPRMKKVSEDIIVKWINEYTRQERVKTPYP
- a CDS encoding isocitrate/isopropylmalate dehydrogenase family protein, giving the protein MAAPRVLVIPGDGIGPEIVEATMFILEKAMDLYGFDLEIRYAEAGDIAAREYGEPLPHETLELARNWADAVLKGPVGETARDVVVVLRRELGVYANIRPARSLPGVESVKPIDLVIVRENLEDVYAGIEFSVPGAAFAVKVVTEAGTRRIARVAARYASSRTGRVTIVHKANVLRVADGLFRDVARRVLEEEGISVDEMYVDAAAMEMVRNPARFDVVLTMNQYGDILSDLAAQVAGSLGLAPSANIGDEKALFEPVHGAAWDIAGKGVANPTAMILSAAMMLDYLGYHEAAHSVETAVEQALAAGLATPDLGGNLSTMEYAQAVARFLAAGKRR